Proteins from a single region of Pseudopedobacter saltans DSM 12145:
- a CDS encoding DoxX family protein, whose amino-acid sequence MNLVHRIEHWGDYYHSKATDVIRICLGVIILIKGITVIMSRDAVYSLLIESGKFDLSSVLLAIIVHYIVFAHILGGIFLIVGLLTRFAAVIQIPILLGAVFFVNIAKGFTFFNSELWLSLIVLLLLIMFWIIGAGPYSVDNTIKRNRQY is encoded by the coding sequence ATGAACCTGGTACACAGAATCGAACATTGGGGCGATTACTATCACTCCAAGGCTACAGATGTAATTCGCATTTGTTTAGGCGTAATCATCCTGATAAAAGGGATAACCGTGATTATGAGCAGAGATGCCGTTTATTCCTTGCTAATAGAAAGTGGGAAGTTTGACCTTTCTAGTGTATTATTAGCTATTATTGTGCACTATATTGTGTTTGCACATATTCTAGGAGGAATATTTCTGATAGTAGGCTTGTTAACAAGGTTTGCTGCAGTTATTCAAATCCCCATCTTATTAGGTGCTGTTTTCTTCGTTAACATAGCTAAAGGCTTTACATTCTTCAATTCTGAATTATGGCTTTCCTTAATTGTTTTGCTATTGTTAATTATGTTTTGGATAATTGGTGCCGGGCCCTATTCCGTAGATAATACCATTAAGCGTAATCGGCAATATTAA
- a CDS encoding 4-hydroxy-3-methylbut-2-enyl diphosphate reductase: MGHNLKVTIDSDSGFCFGVVYAIDMAEDILSEDGYLYCLGDIVHNDEEVSRLKAKGLRIINHDDLKTISNEKVLIRAHGEAPETYKLALENNITLIDASCPVVLKLQNRIKSSYDSNEKIVIFGKHGHAEVVGLQGQTNNDALVFQSIEELEQLDLPAKFTLYSQTTKSTDTFYQIKQSLLDKGYDLKANDTICRQVSNRDKDLPEFAKKYNKIVFVSGKKSSNGKVLYEVCKKHNPNTFFVSGVNELEKDMFREGDTVGIAGATSTPMWLMEEVKQALEAF; encoded by the coding sequence ATGGGACACAATTTAAAGGTTACTATAGATAGTGATTCTGGTTTTTGTTTCGGAGTAGTGTACGCTATTGATATGGCAGAAGATATTTTGTCTGAAGATGGATATTTGTACTGTTTAGGCGATATTGTACATAACGATGAAGAAGTAAGCCGTTTAAAAGCCAAAGGGTTAAGAATTATCAATCATGATGATTTGAAAACTATCAGCAATGAAAAAGTATTGATACGGGCGCATGGCGAGGCACCTGAAACCTATAAATTAGCTTTAGAGAATAATATCACTTTAATAGATGCTTCGTGTCCTGTGGTTCTTAAATTGCAGAATAGGATCAAATCAAGCTATGACTCAAATGAAAAAATTGTGATTTTTGGAAAACACGGTCATGCAGAAGTTGTAGGTTTACAAGGACAAACAAATAACGATGCATTGGTTTTTCAGAGTATAGAAGAATTGGAACAACTTGATTTACCTGCGAAATTTACATTATACAGCCAAACAACAAAATCAACCGATACCTTCTATCAAATTAAACAAAGTCTGTTAGATAAAGGCTATGATTTAAAAGCGAACGATACCATATGCCGCCAGGTATCTAATCGCGACAAAGATTTACCAGAATTTGCCAAGAAATACAACAAGATAGTCTTTGTGTCTGGCAAGAAATCTTCTAATGGGAAAGTGCTTTATGAGGTATGTAAAAAACATAACCCCAACACATTTTTCGTAAGTGGCGTAAATGAATTGGAGAAAGATATGTTCAGGGAAGGTGATACCGTAGGTATTGCGGGAGCAACATCTACTCCAATGTGGTTAATGGAAGAAGTAAAGCAAGCGTTAGAAGCATTTTAA